In Zingiber officinale cultivar Zhangliang chromosome 9B, Zo_v1.1, whole genome shotgun sequence, the genomic window CTATGACACCATTATTATAGCGAtcgctcaagggatattatattcagcgatttggctttgacatcgagagCGGTTCTGCTCTTTGTGAttgactgtccagtcagtcggactcacgcctccttcgactggacttgagggggaggcttgtgatccggatcaCAGGAGAGGGCATAGAGGGGATTAGGgagaaaaatcttcatcttgaggccacctattcgttattcctcgcctgacttgagcgtcggagggccgtcgctgggacacccctcccggctcggttttgctggcctcaagatgaagatttttctccctcacgcgtccgatcggcttggctcattGCATAAAGTCCGAGAGAGgaggcctactcgctctgcacgtatcctgcCTGCGTGAAGTCAACAAATGCCGAGcatcgaaggaccaacccccaatcgggcctgaatgttttaatatttgtagtttccgcggtttcttactctgatattcgttcttttgcgcggatgtttatagccgatcggcggcgcggatgtttatagccgatcggcgcggctctcgatttttaacgacggtgctcgtcggttttccgctcggttttgctgcaggttcgccggagcgctcgaggatccagcagggagcgccacgtgcccagtgtccgttgactcctggttcggacaggatcaaattggcgccgtctgtgggaacgcacctgcatccgaacaagaacgatggacgaggctggacgacaacacacggtggcgctttcgacggaagaactcgaagctctagTCGAGATAAGGGCTGCcaaacttgtggaacaaaaacagaaagcagcggccgaacggccggagcaacaagccaCATCTGCGTcgggcggccgagcggaagcacctccagccaccgtcgcattccaccgggccttatttcgcacccctgaagccgcgccagctcggagagatagaggctcttcttcagacgaaatgccaaggcgggatgacagaaaagggaaagctccccgggcggactcatctcccgagcggatcaatcgccaattctcggaggctattctacgagaccctctacccaagccccacgtgcccagtgtccgttgactcctggttcggacaggatcaaattggcgccgtcgttaaagatcgagagccgcgccgaccagctataaatatccgtgccgtcgagctccgacgttaaatatcaagagacgagccgacgtctataaataatccgagcggacgaatcgacgagccccgtcgttaaagatcgagagccgcgccgaccggctataaatatccgtgctgtcaagctccgacgttaaatatcgagagacgagccggcgtctataaattatccgagcggacgaatcgacgagccccgtcgttaaagatcgagagccgcgccgaccggctataaatatccgtgccgtcgagctccgacgttaaatatcgagagacgagccggcgtctataaataatccgagcggaaggtcgacgagcccgtcgttaaagatcgagagccgccgaccgctataaatatccatgccgccgagctccgacgttaaatatcgagagatgagccgcgtctataaatccgagcggacggtcgacgagcccgtcgttaaagatcgagagccgctaccgtcCGGCCGTAATAtctgccgagctccgacgttaaatatcgagagcgagcgcgcctataaataatccgagcggacgaatcgacgagccccgtcgttaaagatcgagagccgcgccgaccgctataaatatccgtgctgccgagctccgacgttaaatatcgagagcgagccgtctataaataatccaagcggacgaatcgacgagcccgtcgttaaagatcgagccgcgccgaccgctataaatatccgcgcgccgagctccgacgttaaatatcgagacacggcgcctataaataatccgagcggaatcgacgagcccgtcgttaaagatcgagagccgccgaccgctataaatatccgtgtcgccgagctccgacgttaaatatcgagagacgaggcgctctataaataatccgagcggacgaatcgacgagccccgtcgttaaagatcgagagccgcgccgaccggctataaatatccgtgccgtcgagctccgacgttaaatatcgagagacgagccggcgtctataaataatccgagcggacgaatcgacgagccccgtcgttaaagatcgagagccgcgccgaccggctataaatatccgtgccgtcgagctccgacgttaaatatcgagagacgagccggcgtctataaaccctccgagcagaaagccgacgagccccgtcgttaaagatcgagagccgcgccgaccggctataaatatccgcgccgtcgagctccgacgttaaatatcgagagacgagccggcgtctataaataatccgagcggacgaatcgacgagccccgtcgttaaagatcgagagccgcgccgaccgactataaaaaccgagcggaaaaccgacgagcaccgtcgttaaaaatcgagagccgcgccgatcggctataaacatccgcgccgccgatcggctataaacatccgcgccgaagaacgaatatcagagtaagaaaccgcggaaactacaaatattaaaacattcaggGCCGATTGGGGGTTGGTTCTTCGATGCTCGGCATTTGTTGACTTCACGCAGgcaggatacgtgcagagcgagtaggcctcgtcgctcggactttatgcaatgagccaagccgatcggacgcgtgagggagaaaaatcttcatcttgaggccacctattcgttattcctcgcctgacttgagcgtcggagggccgtcgccgggacacccctcccggctcggttttgctgcaggttcgccggagcgctcgaggatccagcagggagtgccacgtgcccagtgtccgttgactcctggttcggacaggatcatattatATTATAAACGCGATGCGTGCACGATCACTAGTAAACATTAAAAATCTGTTTTATGCAATGGTGTGTTATAAAATGATGCTTTTGCAAATCTTCTCAACtcatttttcatatttaatttgCATAATAAGGGCTTTAGTCTTTCCAAATTGTTCCGCTAGAATCAATATATTCTGCCTACAGCATCTTGATCTTCAACATTCTTCTAAATTTGGAGAAGGCTCTTTGTCACCCCTGGTGAAGCATAAGGGTGCTAAATGGTGGTCATTCAAGTATTTATAATTTGATTCTAAGATACGATGTAtttatagagatttttttttaaaatcaaacgaGCAACCATAAGATGCTAAGTTTTAAAACCGTCTACTGTGCATTTTTTGATTTCTCTTGACGATCGGTGTGAAATTTCCATAAGACAAGATCGATAGTCCAGATTCAATATTATCTGGTTCCATATTTTGCAGATAATAACTATTTGTCTCAAATGCAGGAGCAACAATGCAGCCTCCTTAGCACTGGCCTTCTTCAGGTCATGTACTGAGGGGTAGTCCCCTTTGTTCCCCCTTCTTTCTATGCAGTGAAAATCTGAATAAAAAACACTCGCTTCTCAATTTGCTAGGTACTAAGTCATGAGTTTTACACTCCATTTTAATTCCTGTGATTGTGAAGATCCGAAGACTAAAGCATCTAGTCCTTAGTTTGTTACTTCTAAGAAAGGCTATCGATCCTTCCCGTGCTATATCTTTAGTTTTAGCTAAACAGTCCTACACTGCATAGGCACTGGCAGAAGCccgtattttttattaaaaatagggGGGCTTGCACTTCCAGTGATTGTGGCTCTGGTAATGCGGGTTGTGAGATTTATCAGGTTGTCCAAGGCCTTCTGCATTGTCCGGGGTAGTCAGAGCTCCCATTCCTTCTTTAACAATAGAaagaaggaacaaataaaaaatttctttataaaaaaaaaatcaaaaaggtaTATTTCGgtgtctctttatttttttttttcaattttttttatttttattttttcttcattttcataAAATATATGTATATTTCGGTGTCAGATTCCATATGCTTCTTTACAGATCCTTGCAATGAACGTGACGGGTTAAAAGAGATAGCCGGCTACAAGCGGTACCACGCATGAAATTGCACCTCGATTTCTCCAACAGTTGAGCAAAGCGAAATCAAAAGCCAAATCTCCTATCAATATAAATACATCCCCATGATCAACAACTGAATCATTCTGCACGCTCACTCGTATGATGTGCTTCACATTTGGACAGAAACCTCCGAAGGCAAAGAGGCAGACAAAGGAGGAGGCCCGGAAGTTGAAACAGAAGGCAGAGAAAAGAAGGGAGAAAGAGACGAAGATAAGGGAGGAGAAGAATAAGaggaaagagaaagaagagaagaggaagagggaagagagaaaaaggaaggaacaggaggaaaagaagagaagggaaagggagaagagagagaagaggaggagaagagagaggaGATTTTGGTTTTGAAGAAGTTTTTTTTTATGCATCGAAATTCCTGTCTTTGGATGGGTTTTTATTATTTGGCGGGGTCGGGCGAACAGTAAAATAGTTAAGGGATTCTTTTGCAAATATGTCCAGGGCGTTAAATTAGGGCAGAAGGAAATCGAGCTTCTCTTCTTGTCTCGATTCGACGGATGGGGGCCGAAGAACAGCAGCCGCAGAAAGCTGGCAATGGTGTCGGGGGCTTGGCGACTCCAACGCCCATCTCTGAGGCCCAGTTCCTGTCGTGGAAGCGCCGAAAGGTTTTTGATTATTCGTGTTCATCTTGTTTCACTCCAATTTCATCTTACATGGATTTATATTTCTGAATTTCATTGTTGGAGGGTGAGCCTGCTTGGAGTTTCTGCTGTTCTCTTTGTGCTCGACATTTATTTAATTAGTTCTCATCATTACTCGTTCGTTCTCATTGTTTGATTCGTtgccttcttttgtttgtttatcgTTTCATTGGggattttctccatctctatGTAATAATGCGGAATTTTGGTTGTATGAGGCTTATATCTTTCGCACTTCATTCGATTTCcatctttataatttttttctcaaggaaaaatttaatttttatgataCTTATTTCGTTTCCCTCTTTCAGGATAGTTCATTTCGATCATCAGAAGTGAATACTAATACGACTATTTTTCTGAAAGAAAATAGGTCATATTTTTTTAGCATCAATGTTTGTATTCTCTACTATCGTACTTACGACTAgttttgactttgggatttatACGCCATTATCCCTTTCCATTTGTTTCACGAGTCCTAGACAGAGTAGAGTGCTAGAAACTCTATTGTCTGTTGGGAGGTTTACACTTATGTTGGAgcttttctcttgtaaaatttgcAGTATCATATGGTTtcttgtgttttttattttttagttgtACTATGGAAGTTGTTTTTTTTCCCGCATATCTTGCCTGAGATGCATACTTAAGATCCAATTACGCATGATTAATAACCAATAGTGACTTAAATGAATGTTTGTATAAGTGAGATAGTGAATATACTGGTAGGCATCTGTAATGACACACTGGATGTATGCAATCTTGATAGTATTGTGAAATGAGAAATTAAGTTTTGCTACAATTTGAATAGTTTTCAGTATAGAGAAACTTGGAGTATACATATATGTATGTGCTCTTACAGTACTTAACCCTTGAACTTGTCGACTTAGTGTTCTTCCAATTATTTCGACCTTGTTGTTGTGAACAAGGGCTATATCGGATATAGTTCTATATGTTGTACCTTGTAATGTCATATGCCATTTAGGTAGCTACTTAAGTTTTACCCTCCCTTTTTCTTGTTTAAGTTAGTTCTTGAATTATCTTAGATACACCAAACATAATGAACATTTTGTGTTGCGGTTCACCTCATTGtaaattttcattaatattttaGGGGTTAGTTACTTTGGTTTTCATCTGGAGCACCATTGCTCCAGTTATCTGATTGCTAAATTAATGCACATTTGCTCTTAGGCTGTTAGGCATGTGCTTCTTGTGTAATTCATATAGGTGAATGCATATGCAAGTTATTTACTTTGCTCACTTGATTGCTTATTGGTCTACTTAACCAAATTATTATTGTTGGCCAAATCTCAAGTTAATGTTCATAAACAGGATGCTGAAGCAGCAGCAAGAAAAGCTGAAGCAGCTCAAAAACGTGCAGAGGACATAGCTGCAGGAACAGTTCAGATGAATGGCCGTGAGCTTTTTCACCATGAGCCTTGGGTATTTGATAATGATCAATACTGATTTTCATCAGAGGTTAGTGTGGTTTGTTACTTAACTTCCTTTGTCTTTTTGCCTATCTTGTGGACTTTCTCTTTATTAGGGTCGTAGCTGGATGTATAGCAGCATTTGTTTCTTTTGGATACACTTATTCCTAGTTAAGATTTGTGTAGTAATTCTTAGTAGAGTTTTATTAGTTTTGCGAGATAGAAATTTCAAGGGTGGTTTGGAATCGGGATTAGGCCAAGACCAGCTGGATGACTTTTTGGACTTGAAGATATTCATACTTGGATGTTTGTTAATAGCACACCGGATCGCATAGAATGTTGCACGATGCTCCTTGCTTCCTCTCCAATGCTTGATCCTTGGCTACTCAATGTAGTTCTCATTTGATTTACCTTCCAAGTCATGTTACTAAAATTATTGGTAGTGTCTTCTTTACGGTTATTATGGAACACACTGACATCAATTTATTACTATTGTCATATCAGGTTTATCCTTGACTGGTATATAGTGGATTCCCATGCAAAATTCATACATGAGTTGTTTCgctaattctttttttttcttgaatcAATTAGGCAATAGCATATTTCGTCTTGGTCCTCAGACTGTGTGATGTTTACTGAACAAATAAGGATTCATCAATGACAGTTTTTGAAGTTATACCTTGAATGCTTGAAGTTAATTTGCTGTACCTTTTAAATAGTCTAATAAGTTACTGCTACTACTTACAGGTGTTCAAGCAACAAGAGAGGAAAGAAATATGTCATCAAAGAGGATTTCGAGTTGGTGGTAAAACGTGACACAATATTAAAATTTGAAGTATGTACTTTGGATGAATTACCAATTTATGTAGTTTGTAACCTGAGACATTTTGAAGCCTCAGTAAAAGAACCTCTTTGTTCAACAAATGCAGTGTAAAGGTTGGAGAAGCATTGTAACCTGAGGTTCATGCTTGCTAACATGCACAGTAGAAATAACAATTTTCATTCAATGCTCTGCCAAAATTTGTTTTTTCTCAAGATACCCTcaacttttattattttttaaattgaagCTTAGAAAAACATGTAGCTTATAGTTATTTAATATGTAGTTATTTCAGCATCGATTGAGTTTTGGTCAAAAGTTTATTGAGTGAAGaacaaaaatctaaaataaatttaaaaggttGGTTGCATTATACTGTTATTTAGAGTTcttgatatgttttttttttaaattatgtaaTATATTTCGACACTCAATCAAATTTTAATTGGTGCAAAAATAAAGTTGTAGACCAATGACTCTTATTAAGACATTACTCATGCACTTTaaattttgattcattaagttatgaatttttaaaaaattaatgaatCCTTTACTGACCTCTAATAAGgcttataatcttttattttctccctttttaaagaaattttttacatctaataaaattttagttaaaacGTGATGGATGCCGAAATGTgctatataatattttaaaacatgccattttttatttattaaattgattagtgaatttaatattataaaattttaattttatttttttatttaaaaatttgataAGAGATTTATTAACAAACAtgattcataaatattaatttcaaatagTCATAATTTGTATTCATTAAAATATATACGCATACAAATTTATTCATgagtttatttaaatatattatttaattgatcttgtaaaTAAAATCTTACTATATCAAATAATGTTTTATTCATTTACAATTAACTATTTCTTCCAAACAAATATTGTTGTTTATTAACTTGGTCATCTTTATTAAACatctccttaatttttttatattaagccCAACAAACGATTTGAATTTCTAACCCAAACCGAACCAACTCGATCCGTTGAGACTTAAATCGGCTGATACGGTGCTTTTGTACCACTATTAAACTGGTCTTGGTTCAGTGAGGACCGGTTCAACTCGTTCGTCTCCTAAGAAACCCTTGCTCTGCTGTGCTTTGAGGCGGTGGCGCCGCTCGTTCCAGCTCCGATGGGATACAACCGATCACGCCGCCCTGGGAACCGCTCTGATCGTCGAGGGCAGGCAGGTACTAGCCGAGGAACTCAGTGGTAAGTCCtgcacctcctcttcctcttcctctaaactTAGGGATTCGCTTCGTAAGTGGCGCGGTGGCTCCACTTGCGACTTTGCGAACTAGATGTCCATTCTCAATTCACATTTTCTCAGACAGTTAAATTTGTTGCAATAATTGCGTTGAATCTTTGTGTTAGCTCATAGATTCCGGCAAGGTTATAGTTACGTTGGTTTGGTTAGTGGTATTGTGATTATGTATAGCTATAGCTATGTATGACTTTTTCTTCTGAATGATATTTTGCAGGAATGAGGACCTGAACAGTTCGCTGCGAACGCATGAAGGTATTTAGTTTTCACTTGGTAAATGAGACTTATGGTACTAGTAGTATCATCATATTCGTGTGCACTTATGTACTGTCTGTATTTTATTGGACATGATTTCCATCCTCGAAATTAGAAATGAAAAGGCAATGATGATCCTGTAATGGGGTTATGCTGCATATATTTAATAGCAAGAAGATTGTGTATTGTCAAGGCACCTTAAAGAGTTAAAGTTCATTATCATGGACATGAACTTATAAAAAAAACATGTTTTGTTTTGTGCTCTGTGAACTCTACTTTACAGCCTTTTGTAGTAATGATTGTCCTTCaccatatttttcatttttgagcTTTTGAGATGATATTAGTATTCATATCAGCTAATTTGTATAATTAGATTTAACAATAGCAAGCGATATATTGATCTTTGCATGCCCAGTTAGCAAAATTTCAGCAATCATTTATCATCAAATTCTTGGGAGTTGTGTTGTCTCAGTTAATTGTTTTATACCATATATGAGTTTTGGATAGACATATAGGCTTCTGAGaaatttagcttctttcttttaaCTGGAACTATTCAAGATGATATATGTCAATTATTGCAGAAGATGGTCATGAAGAAACTAATACTCCAAGGATTAAGCTTGCAATGTGGGTATGTGTTAAACTATGCAGGATGTTAACAGTTTTAATATGTGCACTTCTAAGCCGCCTGAACTAGACATCTTCTACACTCTTTCTATGTCTTGGCTAAATCAGGATTTTGGACAATGCGACATTAAAAGATGTACTGGTCGCAAACTATCAAGATTTGGATTATTGAGGGTAAGTGTTCTATTATTTGAATGGTTTTCTTGGAGTGCAAATCTTAGGTTAGGTTGTCGATTGTGGCCAAATTAGTCTGTCCCATAGGTGGATTGTGTTTGAGGTtccagttttttttttgttgactCTGGTTTTGTCTTTTTGAGAATTATGACATATATACCAAACAAAGAAGGATCACAGCTAGAATTAGCAATTTGGTAAATTGTATTTTGGAACAGGGATTTGAGAATGAGCAATTTTGCGATCCCTTGCCTTCTGTCCATTTCCCTGTGGATTATATATTTATGAAGTATTATACTAAACAAAGAAGCATCATAACTAGAATTAGCAAATGAGCAAGTTAGCAACCCCTTGCCTTCTGTCCATTTCCCtgtgaattatttttaaaattttttttattgatatatAACTTTCCTAGGTTTCAAAGTTCTTTTTTGTGCTATGCATTTACCTCAAAGGTAAGCTTTAAGATTTTcccactgatcctgtccgaatagcTGAACCAAGGGACACTGGGCATGCGGCACGCTCCCAATCGTTGGAGTGAACCTCAGGCTGGTCGAACGAagttccggcgatcctgcaccaaagtctagccgggaaggggttcccggcgacgaccctccgacgctcaagtcaggtaagtggtggagaaagtggctgccaaatttttattatgcgtaccttcggcgaagtaatagcctctttatataggatggagaaggaactgatgcacgcctaccgaggtgcgtacgtgtcagcaacccataccacggtatgcacttgtcagagagcttacctgacatcaTGCTGCCACCGTCGAGCATgtcctttgatgggacggcaggaccacccgttgtcagactagaagtatggcatagccatacgacttgacggctgtcagcagacgtccccgtcttttacccaccgtctgacgggggtgcccggcccgccgagcgggcgatgaacgtcgtccggacgggcttgattctttgcgccgtccgggcggcacctccttccgctcggtcattatacactgttttatttgagcgtcggaaccctggtccctaccagggtgccttttactatcggatttccctttcttctgagtccggtcggcttgcccttttctggCGAACCActagaccctttgacctcccctcagcgttgactccttatggggttccggatttttaccgccggatcacttgccttcctctcgagtctagtcgaaggaggcaaagtccgactgactggaccgccgatctgtcgaacaatgatcattgccttaggccgctcggccatgcATAAGGATGCTCAGCCGAGCGGCGATATCTTTCCGTTCGGCGATACTCTGTCCATGCCTTGTACTTTCTTggaatcgatgtccgttgttctcccacactacccatcacgtgctctgcgcacggtaagagga contains:
- the LOC122022536 gene encoding zinc finger CCCH domain-containing protein 15 homolog, with translation MGAEEQQPQKAGNGVGGLATPTPISEAQFLSWKRRKDAEAAARKAEAAQKRAEDIAAGTVQMNGRELFHHEPWVFDNDQY